In Pseudomonas oryzicola, one DNA window encodes the following:
- a CDS encoding CYTH domain-containing protein, producing the protein MHKETELKLRASRETLAALREHPLLKKRNKSGWQTRELLNQYFDTPERELSAARVALRLRRDGEAIIQTLKCRGQSVAGLSERNEYEWPLDKVKLDLKKLDATCWPEQLAKLDKKTIRPLFTTDFSREYAEIAWGRGKSKVVIEAALDQGFVIAGKRKEEICELELELREGEPQALLELAAELAASLPLMPCDISKAERGYRLLEPDSYELGLPHAELEAETAVDDAYAALAWQLLGSSQRLAEQYRHNGHWRLLQDWVECLSELRALTASLGQAAPRATTRNLRSSLDALLEDWRPLVQAGNDDEDIRRAAPEQFAEELEDVRWGQFSLETSRWLLARAWAVERKGRGERQGKAQLASWLAHLLGEEGRALKLPLYTQRPEDLAEQLPRIEQLLAWLHHARQVLEAPQMDRLYGDLKKLHELAEQPISDEVLEARVEQARVVDQSRGWKYLLKA; encoded by the coding sequence ATGCACAAAGAAACCGAACTCAAGCTCCGCGCCAGCCGCGAGACCCTTGCCGCCCTGCGCGAGCACCCTCTGCTGAAAAAGCGCAACAAGTCCGGCTGGCAGACCCGCGAACTGCTCAACCAGTACTTCGACACCCCCGAGCGCGAACTTTCCGCCGCCCGTGTCGCCCTGCGCCTGCGCCGCGACGGCGAGGCCATCATCCAGACCCTCAAGTGCCGCGGCCAGAGCGTCGCAGGCCTGTCCGAGCGCAATGAGTACGAATGGCCGCTGGACAAGGTCAAGCTCGACCTGAAAAAGCTCGACGCCACCTGCTGGCCTGAGCAACTGGCCAAGCTCGACAAGAAAACCATCAGACCGCTGTTCACCACCGACTTCAGCCGTGAATACGCCGAAATCGCCTGGGGCCGGGGCAAGAGCAAGGTGGTGATCGAGGCAGCGCTGGATCAAGGCTTCGTGATCGCCGGCAAGCGCAAGGAAGAGATCTGCGAGCTGGAACTGGAGCTGCGCGAAGGTGAGCCGCAGGCCCTGCTGGAACTGGCTGCCGAGCTGGCCGCCAGCCTGCCGCTGATGCCCTGCGACATCAGCAAGGCTGAGCGTGGCTACCGCCTGCTGGAGCCGGACAGTTACGAGCTGGGTCTGCCACACGCCGAGCTGGAGGCCGAAACCGCCGTGGACGATGCCTACGCGGCACTGGCCTGGCAACTGCTTGGCAGCAGCCAGCGCCTGGCCGAGCAGTACCGCCACAACGGTCACTGGCGCCTGCTGCAGGACTGGGTCGAGTGCCTGAGCGAGCTGCGTGCCCTCACCGCCAGCCTGGGCCAGGCCGCCCCACGCGCCACCACCCGCAACCTGCGCAGCAGCCTCGACGCGCTGCTGGAAGACTGGCGCCCGCTGGTGCAGGCTGGCAACGATGACGAAGACATCCGTCGCGCAGCACCCGAACAGTTCGCCGAAGAGCTGGAGGACGTGCGCTGGGGCCAGTTCTCGCTGGAAACCTCGCGCTGGCTGCTGGCCCGTGCTTGGGCCGTGGAGCGTAAAGGCCGTGGCGAACGCCAGGGCAAGGCACAACTGGCCAGCTGGCTGGCGCACCTGCTGGGCGAAGAGGGGCGTGCGTTGAAGCTGCCGCTGTACACCCAGCGCCCGGAAGACCTGGCCGAGCAGTTGCCGCGTATCGAGCAGTTGCTGGCCTGGCTGCACCATGCCCGCCAGGTGCTGGAGGCACCACAGATGGACCGCCTGTACGGCGACCTGAAGAAGCTGCACGAGCTGGCCGAGCAGCCGATCAGCGATGAGGTGCTGGAAGCGCGTGTCGAGCAGGCCCGGGTTGTCGATCAGAGCCGTGGCTGGAAGTACTTGCTCAAGGCTTGA
- the argE gene encoding acetylornithine deacetylase, giving the protein MPLPTLKDQFAALIAAPSVSCTQPALDQSNRQVIDLLAGWLGDLGFNCDIRQVSPGKFNLLASRGSGPGGLVLAGHSDTVPYDDQLWASDPLRLTEVDGRWVGLGSCDMKGFFALVIEAVIPLLEHDFKQPLLILATCDEESSMSGARALADAGQPLGRAAVIGEPTGLRPIRMHKGILMDRIDILGRSGHSSDPSLGRSAMEAMHAVMGELMGLRQQWQQRYRNPQFTVPTPTLNFGCIHGGDNPNRICGQCALEFDLRPLPGMDVEQLRAAIRDKLAPVAERFEVRIDYAPLFPEVPPFEQAADAELVQVAERLTGHRAEAVAFGTEAPYLQQLGCQTIVLGPGDIACAHQPGEYLEMSRIAPTVRLLRDLIRHYCLD; this is encoded by the coding sequence ATGCCGTTGCCAACGTTGAAAGACCAGTTCGCCGCCTTGATCGCCGCGCCCTCGGTCAGTTGCACCCAGCCCGCACTGGACCAGTCCAACCGCCAGGTCATCGACCTGCTGGCCGGCTGGCTGGGAGACCTTGGCTTCAACTGCGACATCCGCCAGGTCAGCCCCGGCAAGTTCAACCTGCTGGCCAGCCGTGGCAGCGGCCCGGGTGGCCTGGTGCTGGCGGGGCACAGCGACACCGTACCCTACGATGATCAGCTATGGGCCAGCGACCCGTTGAGGCTGACCGAAGTCGATGGCCGCTGGGTCGGCCTGGGCAGCTGCGACATGAAGGGGTTCTTCGCCCTGGTCATCGAAGCGGTTATCCCGCTGCTGGAGCACGACTTCAAGCAACCGCTGCTGATCCTGGCCACCTGCGATGAAGAAAGCTCGATGTCCGGCGCCCGCGCCCTGGCCGACGCCGGCCAGCCGCTTGGCCGGGCGGCGGTGATCGGTGAGCCCACCGGGCTGCGACCGATCCGCATGCACAAAGGCATCCTGATGGACCGCATCGACATCCTGGGGCGTAGCGGTCATTCCTCGGACCCAAGCCTGGGCCGCAGCGCCATGGAGGCCATGCACGCCGTGATGGGCGAATTGATGGGCCTGCGCCAGCAATGGCAGCAACGCTACCGCAACCCGCAATTCACCGTGCCGACCCCGACCCTTAACTTTGGCTGCATCCACGGCGGCGACAACCCCAACCGCATCTGCGGCCAGTGCGCCCTGGAGTTCGACCTGCGCCCGCTGCCAGGCATGGACGTGGAGCAACTGCGCGCGGCCATCCGCGACAAGCTGGCACCCGTGGCAGAACGCTTCGAGGTGCGCATCGACTATGCGCCGCTGTTCCCGGAGGTGCCGCCATTCGAGCAAGCTGCCGACGCCGAACTGGTGCAGGTGGCGGAGCGTCTCACCGGCCATCGCGCCGAAGCGGTGGCGTTCGGCACCGAAGCACCTTATCTTCAGCAACTGGGCTGCCAGACCATCGTGCTGGGCCCTGGCGACATCGCCTGTGCCCACCAGCCCGGCGAATACCTTGAAATGTCACGAATCGCGCCTACCGTGCGTCTATTGCGTGACCTGATCCGGCATTATTGCCTGGACTAA
- the argA gene encoding amino-acid N-acetyltransferase → MPDYVNWLRHASPYINAHRDCTFVVMLPGDGVEHPNFGNIVHDLVLLHSLGVRLVLVHGSRPQIESRLANRGLTPHYHRGLRITDAATLDCVIDAVGALRLAIEARLSMDIAASPMQGSRLRVASGNLVTARPIGVLEGVDYHHTGEVRRVDRKGISRLLDERSIVLLSPLGYSPTGEIFNLACEDVATRAAIELGADKLLLFGAEPGLLDEDGKLVRELRPQQVAPHLQRLGSDYQAELLDAAAEACKGGVARSHIVSYAEDGALLTELFTRGGGGTLVSQEQFEVVREASIDDVGGLLELISPLEEQGILVRRSREVLEREIEQFSVVEREGMIIACAALYPIADSDAGELACLAVNPEYRHGGRGDELLARIEGRARQAGLKTLFVLTTRTAHWFRERGFAPSGVERLPAARASLYNYQRNSKIFEKPL, encoded by the coding sequence ATGCCCGACTACGTCAACTGGCTGCGTCATGCCTCCCCGTACATCAATGCCCATCGCGACTGCACCTTCGTGGTCATGCTTCCTGGCGATGGGGTGGAACACCCTAATTTCGGCAACATCGTCCATGACCTGGTGCTGCTGCACAGCCTTGGCGTGCGCCTGGTGCTGGTGCATGGTTCGCGCCCGCAGATCGAGAGCCGCCTGGCCAACCGTGGGCTGACCCCGCACTACCACCGTGGCCTGCGCATTACCGATGCCGCCACCCTGGACTGCGTGATCGATGCCGTCGGTGCCCTGCGCCTGGCCATCGAGGCGCGCCTGTCGATGGACATCGCCGCTTCGCCGATGCAGGGCTCGCGGCTGCGCGTGGCGTCCGGCAACCTGGTCACGGCGCGGCCTATCGGCGTGCTCGAAGGGGTGGACTACCACCATACCGGCGAAGTGCGCCGGGTCGACCGCAAGGGTATCAGCCGCCTGCTCGACGAACGTTCCATCGTGCTGTTGTCGCCGTTGGGCTACTCGCCCACGGGGGAAATCTTCAACCTGGCCTGCGAAGATGTGGCCACCCGTGCCGCCATCGAACTGGGTGCCGACAAGCTGCTGCTGTTCGGCGCCGAGCCGGGCCTGCTGGATGAGGACGGCAAGCTGGTGCGCGAGCTGCGCCCCCAGCAGGTTGCCCCGCATCTGCAGCGCCTGGGCAGCGATTACCAGGCCGAACTGCTGGATGCTGCGGCCGAAGCCTGCAAAGGCGGGGTGGCGCGCAGCCATATCGTCAGCTATGCCGAGGACGGTGCCCTGCTGACCGAGCTGTTTACCCGTGGCGGTGGCGGTACGCTGGTTTCGCAAGAGCAGTTCGAAGTGGTGCGCGAGGCGAGCATCGATGATGTCGGCGGCCTGCTGGAACTGATCAGCCCCCTGGAAGAGCAGGGCATCCTTGTACGCCGTTCGCGCGAGGTGCTGGAGCGGGAGATCGAACAGTTCAGTGTGGTCGAGCGCGAAGGCATGATCATCGCTTGTGCGGCGTTGTACCCGATTGCCGATTCCGATGCCGGTGAGCTGGCGTGCCTGGCGGTGAACCCGGAGTATCGCCATGGCGGGCGTGGCGACGAGCTGCTGGCGCGTATCGAGGGCCGGGCGCGGCAGGCGGGGCTCAAGACCCTGTTCGTGCTTACCACGCGCACCGCGCACTGGTTCCGCGAGCGCGGGTTTGCGCCGAGTGGCGTGGAACGGCTGCCGGCGGCGCGGGCTTCGCTGTACAACTACCAGCGCAATTCGAAGATCTTCGAGAAGCCGCTGTAA
- a CDS encoding glutamine synthetase family protein codes for MSVPPRAVQLNEANAFLKEHPEVLYVDLLIADMNGVVRGKRIERTSLHKVYEKGINLPASLFALDINGSTVESTGLGLDIGDADRICYPIPGTLSNEPWQKRPTAQLLMTMHELEGEPFFADPREVLRQVVSKFTEMGLTICAAFELEFYLIDQENVNGRPQPPRSPISGKRPQSTQVYLIDDLDEYADCLQDILEGAKEQGIPADAIVKESAPAQFEVNLHHVADPLKACDYAVLLKRLIKNIAYDHEMDTTFMAKPYPGQAGNGLHVHISVLDKDGNNIFTSEDPEQNAALRHAVGGVLETLPASMAFLCPNVNSYRRFGAQFYVPNAPSWGLDNRTVALRVPTGSPDAVRIEHRVAGADANPYLMMAAVLAGVHHGLTNQIEPGEPIEGNSYEQLEQSLPNNLRDALRELDDSEILNKYIDPKYIDIFVACKESELEEFEHSISDLEYNWYLHTV; via the coding sequence ATGTCGGTACCCCCGCGTGCCGTTCAGCTTAACGAAGCGAACGCGTTCCTTAAGGAACATCCTGAGGTTCTCTACGTTGACCTTCTGATTGCAGATATGAATGGTGTGGTGCGTGGCAAGCGCATCGAGCGCACCAGCCTCCACAAGGTTTACGAGAAAGGCATCAACCTGCCTGCCTCCCTCTTCGCCCTGGACATCAACGGTTCCACCGTCGAAAGCACCGGGCTTGGCCTGGACATCGGCGATGCTGACCGCATCTGCTACCCGATCCCTGGCACCCTCTCCAACGAACCCTGGCAGAAGCGCCCGACCGCCCAGCTGCTGATGACCATGCACGAGCTCGAAGGCGAGCCGTTCTTCGCCGACCCGCGTGAAGTACTGCGTCAGGTCGTGAGCAAGTTCACCGAGATGGGCCTGACCATCTGTGCCGCATTCGAACTGGAGTTCTACCTGATCGACCAGGAGAACGTGAACGGCCGCCCGCAGCCGCCGCGCTCGCCGATCTCGGGCAAACGTCCACAGTCGACCCAGGTCTACCTGATCGACGACCTCGACGAATATGCCGACTGCCTGCAGGACATCCTCGAGGGCGCCAAGGAACAAGGCATCCCGGCCGACGCCATCGTCAAGGAAAGCGCCCCGGCGCAGTTCGAAGTCAACCTGCACCACGTTGCCGACCCGCTCAAGGCCTGCGACTACGCCGTACTGCTGAAGCGGTTGATCAAGAACATCGCCTACGACCATGAAATGGACACCACCTTCATGGCCAAGCCCTACCCGGGCCAGGCAGGCAACGGCCTGCATGTACATATTTCCGTGCTGGACAAAGATGGCAACAACATCTTCACCAGCGAGGATCCCGAGCAGAACGCCGCGCTACGTCACGCTGTCGGCGGTGTGCTCGAGACCCTGCCCGCGTCCATGGCGTTCCTGTGCCCGAACGTCAACTCGTACCGTCGCTTCGGTGCGCAATTCTACGTACCGAACGCGCCAAGCTGGGGCCTGGACAACCGCACCGTGGCCTTGCGCGTGCCAACCGGCTCGCCGGACGCCGTGCGTATCGAGCACCGCGTGGCCGGTGCCGATGCCAACCCGTACCTGATGATGGCTGCCGTGCTGGCTGGCGTGCACCATGGCCTGACCAACCAGATCGAGCCGGGTGAGCCGATCGAAGGCAACTCGTACGAGCAGTTGGAGCAGAGCCTGCCGAACAACCTGCGCGATGCGCTGCGCGAGCTGGACGACAGCGAAATTCTCAACAAGTACATCGATCCGAAGTACATCGACATCTTCGTCGCGTGCAAGGAGAGCGAGCTGGAGGAATTCGAGCACTCGATTTCCGACCTCGAGTACAACTGGTATCTGCATACCGTGTAA
- a CDS encoding glutamine synthetase family protein, with the protein MSNNLDQLTDWLKEHKITEVECMISDLTGITRGKISPTNKFIAEKGMRLPESVLLQTVTGDYVDDDIYYELLDPADIDMICRPDENAVFLVPWAIEPTAQVIHDTYDKKGNPVELSPRNVLKKVLKLYADKGWQPIVAPEMEFYLTKRSEDPDFPLQPPVGRSGRPETGRQSFSIEAANEFDPLFEDVYDWCELQQLDLDTLIHEDGTAQMEINFRHGNALHLADQILVFKRTMREAALKHNVAATFMAKPMTGEPGSAMHLHQSVVDLATGKNIFSNEDGSMSELFLHYIGGLQKFIPEALPLFAPNVNSFRRFLPDTSAPVNVEWGEENRTVGLRVPDAGPQSRRVENRLPGADANPYLAIAASLLCGYIGMVEGIAASAPVQGRGYERRNLRLPLTIEDALERMENSRALVQYLGKKFITGYVATKRAEHENFKRVISSWEREFLLFAV; encoded by the coding sequence ATGAGTAACAACCTCGACCAGCTCACCGATTGGTTGAAAGAGCACAAGATTACCGAAGTCGAATGCATGATCAGCGACCTGACCGGCATCACGCGCGGCAAGATTTCGCCCACCAACAAGTTCATCGCCGAAAAAGGCATGCGCCTGCCCGAGAGCGTGCTGCTGCAGACCGTGACCGGCGACTACGTCGACGACGACATCTATTACGAACTGCTCGACCCGGCGGACATCGACATGATCTGCCGTCCCGACGAGAACGCTGTGTTCCTGGTGCCGTGGGCCATCGAGCCGACCGCGCAGGTCATCCACGACACCTACGACAAGAAGGGCAACCCGGTCGAACTGTCGCCGCGCAACGTGCTGAAGAAAGTCCTCAAGCTATACGCTGACAAGGGCTGGCAGCCGATTGTCGCGCCGGAGATGGAGTTCTACCTGACCAAGCGTAGCGAAGACCCGGACTTCCCCCTGCAGCCCCCGGTAGGTCGTTCGGGCCGCCCGGAAACTGGCCGCCAGTCGTTCTCGATCGAAGCTGCCAACGAATTCGACCCGCTGTTCGAAGATGTCTACGACTGGTGCGAACTGCAGCAGCTGGACCTGGACACGCTGATCCATGAAGACGGCACGGCGCAGATGGAGATCAACTTCCGTCATGGCAACGCCCTGCACCTGGCCGACCAGATCCTGGTGTTCAAGCGCACCATGCGCGAGGCCGCGCTCAAGCACAACGTGGCCGCCACCTTCATGGCCAAGCCCATGACCGGCGAGCCAGGCAGTGCGATGCACCTGCACCAGAGCGTGGTCGACCTGGCCACCGGCAAGAACATCTTCAGCAATGAGGATGGCAGCATGAGCGAGCTGTTCCTGCACTACATCGGTGGCCTGCAGAAGTTCATCCCCGAGGCGTTGCCGCTGTTCGCGCCCAACGTCAACTCGTTCCGCCGCTTCCTGCCCGACACCTCGGCGCCGGTGAACGTGGAATGGGGCGAAGAGAACCGCACCGTCGGCCTGCGCGTGCCGGACGCCGGCCCGCAGAGCCGCCGGGTCGAGAACCGCTTGCCAGGCGCCGACGCCAACCCCTACCTGGCGATTGCTGCGAGCCTGCTGTGTGGCTACATCGGCATGGTCGAAGGCATCGCGGCCAGTGCGCCAGTGCAGGGCCGTGGCTACGAGCGCCGCAACCTGCGCCTGCCGCTGACGATCGAGGACGCTCTGGAGCGCATGGAAAACAGCCGCGCGCTGGTGCAGTACCTGGGCAAGAAATTCATCACCGGCTACGTCGCCACCAAGCGCGCCGAGCACGAAAACTTCAAACGCGTCATCAGCTCCTGGGAGCGTGAGTTCCTGCTGTTCGCTGTCTGA
- a CDS encoding aspartate aminotransferase family protein: protein MSVNNPQTREWQNLSGEHHLAPFSDYKQLKEKGPRIITKAQGVHLWDSEGHKILDGMAGLWCVAVGYGREELVQAAEKQMRELPYYNLFFQTAHPPALELAKAITDVAPAGMTHVFFTGSGSEGNDTVLRMVRHYWALKGKPQKQTIIGRINGYHGSTVAGASLGGMSGMHEQGGLPIPGIVHIPQPYWFGEGGDMTPDQFGVWAAEQLEKKILEVGEDNVAAFIAEPIQGAGGVIIPPETYWPKVKEILARYDILFVADEVICGFGRTGEWFGSDYYDLKPDLMTIAKGLTSGYIPMGGVIVRDKVAQVLSEGGDFNHGFTYSGHPVAAAVGLENLRILRDEHIVEKVRSEAAPYLQKRLRELQDHPLVGEVRGLGLLGAIELVKDKATRSRYEGKGVGMICRTFCFENGLIMRAVGDTMIIAPPLVISHAEIDELVAKARKCLDLTLEAIR from the coding sequence ATGAGCGTCAACAACCCGCAAACCCGTGAATGGCAGAACCTGAGCGGCGAGCACCACCTGGCACCTTTCTCTGACTACAAGCAGCTGAAGGAGAAGGGACCGCGCATCATCACCAAGGCGCAGGGTGTGCATTTGTGGGACAGCGAGGGGCACAAGATTCTCGACGGCATGGCTGGCCTGTGGTGCGTGGCGGTGGGCTATGGCCGTGAAGAACTGGTGCAGGCGGCGGAAAAGCAGATGCGCGAGCTGCCGTACTACAACCTGTTCTTCCAGACCGCCCACCCGCCGGCGCTGGAGCTGGCCAAGGCGATCACCGACGTGGCGCCGGCAGGCATGACCCATGTGTTCTTCACCGGTTCCGGCTCCGAAGGCAACGACACCGTGCTGCGCATGGTCCGCCACTACTGGGCACTGAAAGGCAAGCCGCAGAAGCAGACCATCATCGGCCGTATCAACGGCTACCACGGCTCCACCGTGGCCGGTGCCAGCCTGGGCGGCATGAGCGGCATGCACGAGCAGGGCGGCCTGCCGATTCCCGGCATCGTGCATATTCCGCAGCCGTACTGGTTCGGCGAAGGTGGCGACATGACCCCGGACCAGTTTGGCGTATGGGCGGCCGAGCAGCTGGAGAAGAAAATCCTCGAAGTTGGCGAAGACAACGTCGCTGCCTTCATCGCCGAGCCGATCCAGGGCGCCGGCGGCGTGATCATCCCGCCGGAGACCTACTGGCCGAAGGTGAAGGAAATTCTCGCCCGGTACGACATCCTGTTCGTCGCCGACGAAGTGATCTGCGGTTTCGGCCGTACCGGCGAGTGGTTCGGCTCCGACTACTACGACCTCAAGCCAGACCTGATGACCATCGCCAAGGGCCTGACCTCCGGTTACATCCCCATGGGTGGTGTGATCGTGCGTGACAAGGTGGCCCAGGTACTGAGTGAAGGCGGCGACTTCAACCACGGTTTCACCTACTCGGGGCACCCGGTGGCGGCTGCGGTGGGCCTGGAAAACCTGCGCATCCTGCGCGACGAGCACATCGTCGAGAAAGTGCGCAGCGAAGCGGCACCGTATTTGCAAAAGCGTTTGCGTGAGCTGCAGGACCACCCGCTGGTGGGCGAAGTGCGCGGCCTGGGCCTGCTCGGCGCGATCGAGCTGGTCAAGGACAAGGCCACCCGCAGCCGTTACGAAGGCAAGGGCGTAGGCATGATCTGCCGCACGTTCTGCTTTGAAAACGGCCTGATCATGCGGGCGGTGGGTGACACCATGATCATCGCGCCACCGCTGGTCATCAGCCACGCAGAGATCGATGAATTGGTGGCAAAGGCGCGCAAATGCCTCGACCTGACCCTTGAGGCGATTCGTTAA